From the genome of Nitrosomonas sp., one region includes:
- the thiO gene encoding glycine oxidase ThiO, translated as MQHDVIIVGAGIIGLATAERLLKQGIKVLILERGQVGQESSWAGGGILSPLFPWNYTETVTRLTLYSASLFSDWASALHSATGIDPEYSQCGMFVLPPYDLETALHWCSKNNTNIQQIKLSVPRPTDNTNMNCNDPEQTIYLPGIAQIRNPRLLSALHQHVIQLGGKIIENCTVQGLTVKHNKVQSLQSSRQQFAADNFIIAAGAWTKEVLGKYAFDLDIRPICGQMLLFKFDNPPLKAILVKGSSYIIPRKDGHLLVGSTLEDRGFNKRVTVSARKKLLHDAISMLPQLYNMPIKNHWSGLRPASPENIPTISRHPNLTNLYINSGHFRYGVTMAPASAEILVNNIIGTTQPFDITPYQAKWQ; from the coding sequence ATGCAACACGATGTGATTATTGTTGGAGCGGGTATCATCGGCTTGGCAACTGCAGAACGTCTGCTTAAACAGGGGATTAAGGTATTAATCTTGGAACGTGGACAAGTAGGGCAAGAATCTTCATGGGCCGGTGGCGGAATTTTATCCCCCTTATTCCCTTGGAATTATACAGAGACTGTGACACGTCTAACGCTTTACAGCGCCAGTTTGTTTTCTGACTGGGCATCGGCATTACACTCTGCGACAGGTATTGATCCGGAGTATAGTCAATGCGGTATGTTTGTTTTACCACCCTATGATTTAGAAACCGCTTTACACTGGTGTTCAAAAAATAATACAAACATTCAGCAAATAAAACTGTCTGTACCTCGCCCAACTGATAACACTAATATGAATTGTAACGATCCAGAACAAACAATCTACTTACCTGGTATTGCACAAATCCGGAATCCCAGGTTACTCAGTGCACTACATCAGCATGTGATTCAATTGGGTGGAAAAATCATTGAAAACTGTACTGTCCAAGGGTTAACCGTTAAGCATAATAAGGTTCAATCCCTTCAATCATCACGCCAACAGTTTGCAGCAGACAACTTTATTATTGCAGCGGGTGCCTGGACTAAAGAGGTTTTAGGGAAATACGCATTTGATTTAGATATCAGACCTATCTGTGGCCAGATGCTATTGTTTAAATTCGACAACCCACCATTAAAGGCAATTCTGGTTAAAGGCAGTTCTTATATCATTCCCCGCAAAGACGGGCACCTTCTGGTCGGCAGTACACTGGAAGACAGGGGATTTAATAAACGGGTAACAGTCTCAGCCAGAAAGAAGTTATTGCATGATGCAATAAGCATGCTCCCTCAACTATATAACATGCCTATAAAAAACCATTGGTCAGGTCTGCGTCCTGCATCGCCAGAGAATATCCCTACGATCAGCCGGCATCCTAATCTAACGAATCTATATATTAACAGCGGACATTTTCGTTATGGCGTAACAATGGCCCCTGCCAGTGCAGAGATTTTGGTAAACAACATCATCGGCACCACTCAGCCTTTTGATATCACGCCCTATCAAGCAAAGTGGCAATAA
- the ispH gene encoding 4-hydroxy-3-methylbut-2-enyl diphosphate reductase, with protein sequence MIKVLLSNPRGFCAGVDRAIGIVERALSMHGAPIYVRHEVVHNRFVVEDLEKKGAVFVENLDEVPKNSILIFSAHGVSHAVRREAAERELKVFDATCPLVTKVHVEVAKMRKEGKEIIMIGHQGHPEVEGTMGQAEGDDKGMYLVETEEDVKNIQVKDAANLAYVTQTTLSVDDAARIVDALKNRFPMITGPKKDDICYATQNRQDAVKKMVTQCDLVIVVGSPNSSNSNRLCEVARNADVEAYMVDNAEQLNDDWFINKRQIGITAGASAPEILVQQVISQIKQIGAHQTGEAVNVEELSGVVESVVFPLPKA encoded by the coding sequence ATGATCAAGGTATTACTCTCGAATCCCAGAGGCTTTTGTGCGGGTGTAGATCGTGCAATTGGCATTGTAGAGCGCGCATTGTCGATGCATGGCGCGCCAATTTACGTGCGTCACGAAGTTGTGCATAATCGTTTTGTTGTAGAGGATTTAGAAAAAAAAGGCGCTGTTTTTGTTGAAAACCTGGATGAAGTGCCGAAAAATAGCATTCTGATTTTTAGTGCGCATGGCGTTTCTCATGCAGTCAGGAGAGAAGCGGCTGAACGAGAGTTAAAAGTATTTGATGCAACATGCCCACTGGTTACCAAGGTGCATGTTGAAGTGGCCAAAATGCGTAAGGAAGGCAAGGAGATCATAATGATTGGTCATCAAGGCCACCCTGAAGTTGAAGGCACAATGGGTCAGGCTGAAGGTGATGATAAAGGTATGTACCTGGTTGAAACTGAAGAGGACGTAAAAAATATTCAGGTGAAAGATGCAGCTAATTTGGCTTATGTAACGCAGACGACTTTATCTGTTGATGATGCGGCGCGTATTGTTGATGCCTTGAAAAATCGTTTTCCAATGATTACCGGCCCTAAAAAAGATGACATTTGTTATGCCACTCAGAATCGTCAGGATGCAGTAAAAAAAATGGTTACTCAATGCGATCTGGTGATTGTGGTGGGTTCACCCAATAGCTCAAATTCAAACCGTTTATGTGAAGTTGCAAGGAATGCTGATGTTGAGGCCTATATGGTGGATAATGCTGAGCAATTAAATGATGACTGGTTTATTAATAAGCGCCAGATTGGCATTACAGCGGGTGCATCTGCGCCAGAAATATTGGTTCAGCAAGTCATATCGCAGATCAAACAGATTGGTGCACACCAAACGGGTGAAGCGGTTAACGTTGAAGAATTAAGCGGTGTGGTGGAGTCGGTTGTTTTTCCACTGCCCAAAGCATGA
- a CDS encoding 3-deoxy-7-phosphoheptulonate synthase gives MILILVPNTRPESPEYKQLLSYLANIPGISTRVHTEVGTEQTLTELYLIGNTKTLSVEEISILPCVDHVVRVSEEYRILGRHMNDSRSTSFEYNGVLFGQDTLNVFAGLCAVDTLEHVETMMKALQDNGQVCTRMGAYKPRTSPYAFQGHGKSCLPYVFDLAGKYGIKVIAMEITHEIHLEEIRNALHQTGNATGVMLQIGTRNTQNFELLKIVGRQQDFPVLIKRGFGITLDESLNAAEYLASEGNRKVIFGLRGMKTNMGDPHRNFVDFAHVPVVKRLTRMPVCIDPSHSVGTRAESSDGILDIMHATAQGIIAGANMVLVDFHPAPNKALVDGPQALLLKELPLYLEDIQIARAAYLNRVELARRYQNQG, from the coding sequence ATGATTCTAATTTTAGTACCGAATACCCGGCCAGAGAGTCCGGAATATAAACAGTTGTTGAGCTATCTTGCCAATATTCCAGGTATTAGTACACGTGTACATACAGAAGTTGGTACTGAACAAACTTTGACTGAACTGTATCTGATTGGAAATACCAAGACGTTATCAGTTGAAGAGATCAGCATTCTTCCTTGTGTGGATCATGTTGTGCGTGTTTCTGAGGAGTATCGCATACTCGGCCGCCATATGAATGATAGCCGGTCAACCAGTTTTGAATATAACGGCGTTTTGTTTGGCCAGGATACATTGAATGTTTTTGCGGGATTATGCGCTGTTGATACGCTTGAACATGTGGAAACCATGATGAAAGCATTGCAGGATAATGGGCAGGTTTGTACCCGTATGGGCGCGTACAAACCGAGAACAAGTCCATACGCTTTCCAGGGGCATGGAAAAAGCTGTCTTCCTTATGTATTTGATCTGGCAGGGAAATATGGCATCAAAGTGATTGCGATGGAAATAACGCATGAAATCCACCTGGAAGAGATACGCAATGCACTTCACCAAACTGGAAATGCAACTGGCGTCATGCTGCAGATTGGCACACGCAATACGCAGAACTTTGAATTACTGAAAATAGTCGGACGGCAGCAGGATTTTCCGGTACTGATAAAGCGTGGCTTTGGTATTACCCTCGATGAATCTCTGAATGCGGCTGAATATCTGGCTTCAGAAGGTAACCGGAAAGTTATATTTGGCTTACGGGGAATGAAAACGAATATGGGTGACCCGCACCGTAATTTTGTTGATTTTGCGCATGTTCCGGTCGTGAAACGACTGACACGCATGCCGGTCTGTATTGACCCATCGCATTCTGTAGGTACCCGAGCTGAATCGTCTGATGGCATTCTGGATATTATGCATGCCACGGCGCAAGGGATTATTGCCGGTGCCAACATGGTCCTGGTCGATTTTCATCCTGCACCTAACAAAGCATTGGTTGATGGACCGCAGGCATTGCTTTTGAAGGAATTGCCACTTTATTTGGAAGATATTCAGATTGCACGTGCTGCGTATTTGAATCGTGTTGAGCTTGCTAGACGTTACCAGAATCAGGGTTAA